Below is a window of Myxococcales bacterium DNA.
GACACTCCGATGACGCGGCTCGGCAGTCCCTCTCGGAGTACGCCCGCGAGCAGCCCAGCCACGGTGCCGCCGGAGCCCAGCGGGGCCACGATCACATCGGGCTCCGGCAGCTCACCGCTCTGGATCTGTCCCAGCAGCTCGGCAACCGCCCGGGCATAAGCGAGGGTGCCCAGGGTGTTCGAGCCACCGGCCGGAAGGTAGTAGTCACCGAGGCGGAGCGTGCGCAGCAGGCCGAGCGGAACGCCGCTCATCGAGCCGACGCTCCGGACCTCGATGCCCTGGCCCAGCGATGCGCGCAGTGTCCGCTCGGCGTGCTCCGTCCAGGGCTGAGGGCACAGCACCGCGGTGACCCCAACGTCAATTTTGCGCGCGTGGATGGCCGTTGCCAGCACGTGGTGGCTGCCGCCGGCGCCGGTCGTGACGATGCGCCGCGCGCCCCGGGAACGGACCTCGGACAGGACCCACTCCAGTTTGCGGATCTTGTTGCCGCCGTATTCGGGGGCAGTGACACCGTCGTTCTTCACCCACAGCTCGGCGTGCTCCGTAGAGAGCAGGTCCGCACGAAATACCGGCGTGGGGTATTGCCCGAGCTCGAGAGGTAGCGGGAGAGGCTTCATCCAGAGTGCAATCGCTGCGGGGCTAGGCGAGAGCGCCGCGGACTCGCGCACGATGAGTCGTGAACGAGCCGCCCGTCTACACTAACATTCGCCTCCATGATCAAGAGGATTGCGATCAACACCGGGGGCGGGGACGCGCCCGGGCTCAACGCGGTGATTCGCGCCGTTGCGATCAGTGGCATCTCCCGCGGCTGGGAGGTGTTGGGGATCCGTTACGGCTACCGCGGTCTGCTCGACGAGCCCGACGGTGTGGTGTCCCTGGACCGCAACGCGGTGCGCGGCATCCACCACCTTGGCGGCACCATCCTGGGCAGCACCAACCGGAGCGACCCGTTCAACTATCCAGTGCTGAAATCTGGAGAGCTGGTGCCGACGGACGTGTCGGCGAGGGTGGTGGCTCGCTTCAAGCAGCTGGGCATCGACGCTCTGGTGGCCATCGGCGGTGACGGCTCGATTCGACTGGCTTCGCAGCTCCTCGAGCGGGGATTGCCCCGGGTCGTGGCCGTCCCCAAGACCATCGACAACGATCTGCCGGGGACCGATCTCACCTTTGGGTTCGACACCGCCGTGGCCACAGCCAGCGACGCCATCGACAAACTGCACACCACCGCGCAGGCGCACGAGCGAGTGATGGTGGTCGAGGTGATGGGCCGACATGCCGGTTGGATCGCGCTCTACTCGGGCATGGCCGGCGGCGCCGATGCGATTCTGATCCCGGAGATCCCGTTCGAAATCGAGCGAGTGTGCGCCAAGATCCGCTGGCGCGAGGCGATCAACCGGCGGTTCACCATCGTGGTCGTTGCCGAAGGAGCGACGCCCAAAGATGGCGCCGCGGTCTTCAAGGCGGAGGCCGGCAAGTTCAAGGAACACGGTCAGCTCGGGGGGATCGCCGAGCGGATCGCGGGTGAGCTTCAGACTCGCACCGGCAAGGAGGCCCGCAGCATCGTGCTGGGACACTTGCAGCGCGGTGGGAGCCCCGTGATGACCGACCGCGTGCTGTCGCTGCGCCTCGGTTGCGCAGCGACGCGTTTCATCGACGAGAGCACGGAAAGCGGGCTGGTCGCCGTTCGTGGCAGCCAGATCAAGCTGGTGCCGCTCGCGGAAGGCACCGCGAACAACCGCACCGTGCCGCTCGATTCGGACGCGCTCTTGTCGGCTCGCCAGCTCGGCATCTGTTTTGGTGACGAAGACCCCGAAGCGTTCGACGACTCGATCCCGCCGCCGCCGCCGTCGCTGCCGCCGTACAGAATGCTCAAGCCGAATCCCTGAACGATGTGCATCGCTTGGCGCTCTCGAGTGAGGCTCGGGCGCTGCCACGCGGTTCCATCGCCGCCCAAGAGCCTCTAGGGTCGTCGCCATGGCCAAGCTCGAGCTCGCCGAGCTCCTCCTCGGGCTGATGCTGCAACACGGGCACCCCGGCCAGTCGCCGTACTCGCGCGAGCTCGTGCCCGAGTGCCGCACGAACACCAAGGCTGCCGGCTGCGAGCTCGCGCCGGAGTGTGCCGAGCCATCGGCGCTCGCTGCTCCACCGAGTTACTCCGTCGCGCGCGGCGGCTGGACGCGGGTCGAGACGCGTCCGCACGCACTGCGCCGCTTCGCAGGCATCGCTCGCGCACTCGCTGCGACCTCGAAGCGCCTGTACGAATGCACGGAGCCGAGCTGCGAGCCGCTCGCCTGGCCAGGAAGCCAACGCTCCCTCGCCCTCGCCACACTCACGGTCGCGCTGCACGAGTCCGGACTTCGGGAGGACGTGCAGTTCGGACATCCACCCCTCGGGCGCGGTCCCCACCGCGAGGCGTGTCTGGTCCAGGTCGCGCTCGATCAAGGCCCACGCGTCGCCAGCTGGATCCCGAGTGCGGAGCGCGACGGCATCATCGCTGACGCAAGAGCGCGGGAGGAGTTCGCCAGTTCACTGCTCGGCGACACTGCTGCGGCGCTCGGACGTTGTTTCGAGGTCGGCATGCGACTGCTCTCGCGCTCCCGGCGCGCCTGCGGCGCCGCGGGCGTCGCGTGGGACTTCGGCATGTTCAGCCTGTACGGTGGGGGTCGGAGCTGCAATTTCCCGCCGATCGGGCGAACGCGGGCGAAGACATTTCGTGGCCTGGCCGCGGCGAAACCGGCGCCTTCCGACGAAATCACCGCGCTCTTGGCTCAGTCTTCCGAGCCGTGAACGTGTGGACAACTTGTGCCTGACTCTGACGTGCGTCGGAAACAATTCCGAAACACGGGGGGAGCTACTCCCGTCCGGCGCGCGGCGCTGGGCCGGACGCGCCGGAGTACGTCATGAAGAAGGTCGAAGCCATCATCAAACCCTTCAAGCTCGACGAGGTGAAGGACGCCCTGTCCGAGGTCGGCATCCAAGGTATGACGGTCACGGAGGTGAAGGGTTTCGGTCGCACCGGCGGCAAGAAGGAGGTCTACCGAGGTTCTGCCTACGTGGTCGACTTCGTGCCCAAGGTGAAGCTCGAGATCGTCGTGCCCGAGGCGATGGTCAAAGAGGTGATCGATGCCATCGAGAAGAGCGCCAAGACTGGGCGCATCGGCGACGGAAAGATCTTCGTCACGCCGATTGACGAGGCCGTGCGAATCCGAACCGGAGAGCGCGGCGAGGAAGCAATCTGAGCGGAGCCTGCGAGCTCCGAGGAGAACGAAGCAATGAATCCCAAGGAAGTCATCGAATACGGCAAGAAGAGCGGCGCGGTCATGGTCGACCTCAAGTTCATCGACCTGCCGGGCAAGTGGCAGCACACCTCGGTCCCCTTCGAGCGACTGGAGGTGGATAGCTTCGAGGATGGGTTCGGCTTCGACGGCTCGTCGATTCGCGGATTCCAGCCGATCAACCAGAGCGACATGCTGCTGATCCCGGACCCTGCGACGGCGGTCATGGATCCGTTCACCAAACACCCGACCTTGAGCCTCTTGTGCACGGTGCAGGACACCATCACGCGCCAGAACTACTCGCGCGACCCGCGCCACATCGCCAAGAAGGCGGAGGCCTACCTGAAGAGCACCGGCCTGGCCGATACCTGCTTTTTCGGCCCCGAAGCCGAGTTTTTCATCTTCGACGATGTGCGTTTCGACGCCAGCGGTCACGAGGCCTATTTCCGCATCGACTCCGTCGAGGCGGATTGGAACACCGGTCGCGACGAGCGCCCGAACCTTGGCCACAAGATCCGCCACAAGGAGGGTTACTTCCCGGTCTCGCCCCAGGACTCGCAGATGGATCTCCGCACGGACATCTGCCTGACGATGAAACAGGTCGGTATCGAGGTCGAGGTCAGCCACCACGAGGTCGCGACCGCCGGCCAGGGTGAGATCGACATGAAGTACGACAGCTTGGTGCGCTGCGCAGACAAGCTGATGTGGTTCAAACACATCGTGAAGAACGTCTCCCACAAGAACGGCAAGACTGCGACCTTCATGCCGAAGCCGATGTTCGGCGACAACGGCAACGGCATGCACTGCCACCAGTCGTTGTGGTCCGACGGCAAGCCGCTGTTCGCGGGCGACGGTTACGCGGGAATGTCGGACATGGCGCTGTTCTACATCGGCGGCATTCTCAAGCACGCGCGCAGCCTGGCGGCGCTCACCAACCCCACCACCAACAGCTACAAACGTCTGGTCCCGGGCTACGAGGCGCCGGTGAACTTGGCGTACTCGAGCCGCAACCGCTCGGCGGCCATTCGCATCTCGACGTACTCGGCGTCCCCGAAGTCACGTCGCATCGAGGTGCGGTTCCCCGATCCGACGGGCAACCCGTACATCACCTTCTCGGCGATGATGATGGCGGGGCTCGACGGGATTCAGAACAAGATCGACCCGGGTGATCCCCTCGACAAGGACATCTACTCACTCTCACCGGAAGAGCTCAAGGACGTGCCGCACATGCCCGCGTCCCTCGAAGAGAGCCTGGACGCCCTCGAGCGGGACCATCAGTACCTGCTGAAGGGCGACGTCTTCACCAAGGACGTCGTCAGCATGTGGCTCGAATACAAGCGTGAGAACGACCTCAAGCTCTCGCGCCTGCACCCGACGCCCATCGAGTACACGCTGTACTACGACATTTGAGCTCCCGCTTCCGCGTACGCGGTAAGGCCCCCGGCGGCTGTCTCGAAGGCGAGGCGGCCGCCGGCGTTTTGTCGGGGCGATTCGGCTGACCCGCTACGAACCAGCGAACCCCCTCGCGCCGGTCCGCCGTACAGCTCCCTACATTGTTTCGCCAGGGTCGCCGTCGCCAGGCGTGACGCGCGCTGTGATACGGTTCAAGTTCCCGAAGTGGCAGGAGACGACCTGTTCGAGACGACGGTGGAAGTCACCGTCACGCGTGACTTCACACGCTCGTGGCGCAAGAGCACGCCCGGTCAGGCATTCTTGGTCGTCATCGCCGGTCCGCGTCTCGGGCACCGCGTGCTGCTTGGGGAAGAGACCCTCGACATCGGCCGGGGCGTCGGCTGCGGCTTCCAGCTCGACCTCGACAGCGTCAGTCGCCTCCACGCGCGCATTCGCTGGGATGGAACGCGGCATTTCATCGAAGATCTGCGCTCTACCAACGGCACCTTCGTGAACGAAAACAAGGTCGGCGAACACCCCCTCACGGATGGTGACCGCGTTGGCATTGGCAAGGTGCTCTTGAAGTACCTCGCCGGTGGCAACGTCGAGGCGGCGTACCATGAGGAAATTCAGCGCCTCATGCGCTACGACGGCCTCACCGGCATCTTCAACCGCAGCCACTTCGACGAAACGCTGCACAACACCATGTGGCGCGCGCGCTTCGATGGTGCGCCGGTCAGCCTCATCATCTTCGACCTCGATCACTTCAAACAGGTCAACGACACCCATGGCCATCCTGCGGGTGACGCGGTGCTCAGGCAGTCCTCCGCCGTCGTCTCTCAGGTGCTCCCGCCCGGCACCGTCTTCGCCCGCACGGGTGGCGAAGAGTTTGCGATTCTGTGTCCGGGCGCCCCCGCGGCGCACGCCTGGCAGCTGGCGGAGCACGTGCGCCGCGCGGTCGAGGCGTCCACGTTCAGCTCCGAAGGCACGCGCATTCCCATCACCGTGAGCCTCGGCGTCGCCGAGCGCGTCGCGCCGGATGAAGCGCCCGAGAAGCTCTACGAGCGTGCCGACACGCAGCTCTACGCCGCCAAGGCGGCGGGTCGCAACTGCGTGCGCTGAACCGTCACTTCGGTGTCGGCACAGGGTTGGTGGTCGTGCCGGTTGCTTCGTCGGCGCTGAAGACAAAGTCGTCGATCAAGACGCTGGAGTCGAGCACGTGGTCGCCGGCGTCCCAGATGGCAAAGCGCAAGATCACCTCGCTGCCCGGCGCCACGGGGCTCTTGGTCTCGAGCCAGCCCGTTGCGCCGTGATCATCGTAGAGGGTCGTGTCCATGCCGAAGCCGGTCCCCTGGAGGATGCCGGTGCCGAGTGTGCACGCGAAGTTCTTGCCACCGGCGGAGCAGGGCGGTCCGCCACCACAACCGCAGGCCTCGAGGAAGCCGTTGTTCACACTGACCGGGTTGCCTTGGGTGTCGAACGAGATGTTGTCGAGCTTTGCGTTCGGCGGCGCTGGCATCTGGAGCGCAACGAACGAGTCGTTGTAGCTCGAGCACACGAAGTCCGGCCACTCGTAGGTGTAGAAGTTGAACTTGAAGGAGAAACTCTTCGAGTTGGTGGGCACGCGGATCTTCAGCTCGAGCGCGGCCGGATCGTTGGCCGTCGTGCCGGTGGTGTTGTTGCCCGGGCAAGTGGGTGAGTCCACCGGGAACCCAGCGGGCGGTGGGCTGGTCGTGCTCATGTCCTCGCCCCCGACATCCGCGTAGTCCGGCTCGGTCGGCTCACGGGCCGTGCCGCTGGACAGGCCGAGCATGCGCTTGCCCTCCTGGCAGTTCACGTTGGGTCCGAATTTCGGCAAGAGGCCGTGCCCCAGGTCGTTCATGCCCGGCGAGCCATCGGCCTTCACCCACTTGGCCTCGAGCACCCCCCACTTCTTGTCGCCGGCCGTGGCTTGCTGGCAAATGCCGATCGCGCGCGCGCCGTTCATGGGATCGAGATCGTCGACGCCGGTGATGGCGGAGTCACAGTCGACCGCGGCGTCGTCGGCCTTGCCGTTGCAGTCCTCGTCGACGTTGTTGCCCGGCACGTCGTAGGCGCCCGGGTTAGCGTTGGCGTCGCAGTCGTTGCAGTCGCCGTCTTGGCTCGTGAAGCCGTCCTTGTCTTGATCTTCGGTGGGGCCGGACTTGCAGCTCGAGCTCCCGCCGCCCGTGGCCCCGCCGCCGTCGATGACCAGCCCCCCGCCAGTGCCTCCTGCCGCGCTGCCGCCGATGTTCATGCCGCCGACTGCGCCTGCGCCCCCAACACCAGCGGCGCCGCCGGTGAACAGGTCGCCGCCGCCGCCCCGCCGCCAGCGCCGCCGCACGCCGCAACGGTGAGGGCCGCGAGGCCGGTCGATCCCAAGACAGACAAAGCTCGATTCTTCATGTTGGTTCTCACGGGTCGCGCGATGTTGGGGTGGCGCCTGGGGAAGGCCCCCAGTGCCAGGGTTCACTTGGGAGTGGGCACGGGTTTCGTCGTCGAGCCACCGGTGGCTTCATCTGCGCTGAACTTGAAGTTGTCGATCAGCACGGACGAGTCGAGGATGTGATCGCCAGCATCCCAGATGGCAAAGCGCAGCGTGATCTCGCTGCCGGGTGTGACCGGGGATTGGGTCTCGAGCCAGCCGGTCGCCGCATGCGGGTAGGTCGCCGAGTCACCAAAACCGGTGCCGTTCAGGATGGTCACGCCGAGGCTGCACGGGAACACCTTGCCGCCGGCCGTGCACGGAGCCCCGTTCTGGCATCCGCAAGCGTCCATGAAGCCGTTGTTCACGCTGACCGGGTTGCCCTGGCTGTCGAACGAGATGTTGCCGAGTGCTGCGTTCGGGGGCGCCGGCGTCTGCAGTGCGGCGAAGAAGTCGTTGTAGCTCGAGCAGACGAACCCCGGCCACTCGTACGAGTAGAAGTTGAAGTTGTAGGTGAAGCTCTTGGCGTTGGTGGGAACGCGGATCTTGAGCTCCAACGCGGCGGGGTCGTTGGCCGGCTTGCCCACCGTGGTCACCCCGGGACAGGTTGGAGTGTCGATGGGGAACTGCGGTGAGGGCGGCGGGCTGGTCGTGCCCATGTTGGCTCCCCCCACACTCTGGTAGCCGGGGTCAGTCGGCTGGCGCGCGGTGCCGCTCGAGAGCGCCAGGAGGCGCTTGCCTTCTTGCACGTTTACGTTCGGTCCAAACGCTTCGAGCAAGCCGTGGCTCAGTGGGTTCATGCCCGGGCTGCCGTCGGCCATCACGTATTTGGCCTCGAGCACGCCCCACTTCTTGTCGCCCGGCGACGCCTGCTGGCACAGTCCGATGGCGATGGCGCCATGCATTGCGTCGGTGTCGGCCAAATCGGTGATGCTGCCATCACAGTCGAACGCCGAATCGTCCGCCGTACCGTTGCAGTCTTCGTCGACGTTGTTTCCGGCGACGTCGTACGCGCCGGGGTTGGCGTTTGCGTCGCAGTCGTTGCAGTCGCCGTCTTGAACGCTGAAGCCGTCTTGGTCCTT
It encodes the following:
- a CDS encoding putative metal-binding motif-containing protein codes for the protein MIRKVLVLSSAVCVGVLSSACSSSSAGGSADNLFSGGAAGVGSSGSGASGGMNYGGDPGSGGSGGGIIIDTDSGAGGSGTGCTSGPTEDKDQDGFSVQDGDCNDCDANANPGAYDVAGNNVDEDCNGTADDSAFDCDGSITDLADTDAMHGAIAIGLCQQASPGDKKWGVLEAKYVMADGSPGMNPLSHGLLEAFGPNVNVQEGKRLLALSSGTARQPTDPGYQSVGGANMGTTSPPPSPQFPIDTPTCPGVTTVGKPANDPAALELKIRVPTNAKSFTYNFNFYSYEWPGFVCSSYNDFFAALQTPAPPNAALGNISFDSQGNPVSVNNGFMDACGCQNGAPCTAGGKVFPCSLGVTILNGTGFGDSATYPHAATGWLETQSPVTPGSEITLRFAIWDAGDHILDSSVLIDNFKFSADEATGGSTTKPVPTPK
- a CDS encoding pyridoxal-phosphate dependent enzyme, translating into MKPLPLPLELGQYPTPVFRADLLSTEHAELWVKNDGVTAPEYGGNKIRKLEWVLSEVRSRGARRIVTTGAGGSHHVLATAIHARKIDVGVTAVLCPQPWTEHAERTLRASLGQGIEVRSVGSMSGVPLGLLRTLRLGDYYLPAGGSNTLGTLAYARAVAELLGQIQSGELPEPDVIVAPLGSGGTVAGLLAGVLREGLPSRVIGVSVAVNAALARSMVLVLARSALRADGGEAGVLRLSRALEVDAGQRGAGYGYRTAAGDHATERAHEIGLTLDATYTAKTFARALAEVRRPSARRRIVLYWHTLSAAPFEPLLVGAPPHVPPPLRKLLPRA
- a CDS encoding putative metal-binding motif-containing protein translates to MRRRWRRGGGGDLFTGGAAGVGGAGAVGGMNIGGSAAGGTGGGLVIDGGGATGGGSSSCKSGPTEDQDKDGFTSQDGDCNDCDANANPGAYDVPGNNVDEDCNGKADDAAVDCDSAITGVDDLDPMNGARAIGICQQATAGDKKWGVLEAKWVKADGSPGMNDLGHGLLPKFGPNVNCQEGKRMLGLSSGTAREPTEPDYADVGGEDMSTTSPPPAGFPVDSPTCPGNNTTGTTANDPAALELKIRVPTNSKSFSFKFNFYTYEWPDFVCSSYNDSFVALQMPAPPNAKLDNISFDTQGNPVSVNNGFLEACGCGGGPPCSAGGKNFACTLGTGILQGTGFGMDTTLYDDHGATGWLETKSPVAPGSEVILRFAIWDAGDHVLDSSVLIDDFVFSADEATGTTTNPVPTPK
- a CDS encoding ATP-dependent 6-phosphofructokinase, whose protein sequence is MIKRIAINTGGGDAPGLNAVIRAVAISGISRGWEVLGIRYGYRGLLDEPDGVVSLDRNAVRGIHHLGGTILGSTNRSDPFNYPVLKSGELVPTDVSARVVARFKQLGIDALVAIGGDGSIRLASQLLERGLPRVVAVPKTIDNDLPGTDLTFGFDTAVATASDAIDKLHTTAQAHERVMVVEVMGRHAGWIALYSGMAGGADAILIPEIPFEIERVCAKIRWREAINRRFTIVVVAEGATPKDGAAVFKAEAGKFKEHGQLGGIAERIAGELQTRTGKEARSIVLGHLQRGGSPVMTDRVLSLRLGCAATRFIDESTESGLVAVRGSQIKLVPLAEGTANNRTVPLDSDALLSARQLGICFGDEDPEAFDDSIPPPPPSLPPYRMLKPNP
- a CDS encoding GGDEF domain-containing protein, which encodes MAGDDLFETTVEVTVTRDFTRSWRKSTPGQAFLVVIAGPRLGHRVLLGEETLDIGRGVGCGFQLDLDSVSRLHARIRWDGTRHFIEDLRSTNGTFVNENKVGEHPLTDGDRVGIGKVLLKYLAGGNVEAAYHEEIQRLMRYDGLTGIFNRSHFDETLHNTMWRARFDGAPVSLIIFDLDHFKQVNDTHGHPAGDAVLRQSSAVVSQVLPPGTVFARTGGEEFAILCPGAPAAHAWQLAEHVRRAVEASTFSSEGTRIPITVSLGVAERVAPDEAPEKLYERADTQLYAAKAAGRNCVR
- the glnA gene encoding type I glutamate--ammonia ligase encodes the protein MNPKEVIEYGKKSGAVMVDLKFIDLPGKWQHTSVPFERLEVDSFEDGFGFDGSSIRGFQPINQSDMLLIPDPATAVMDPFTKHPTLSLLCTVQDTITRQNYSRDPRHIAKKAEAYLKSTGLADTCFFGPEAEFFIFDDVRFDASGHEAYFRIDSVEADWNTGRDERPNLGHKIRHKEGYFPVSPQDSQMDLRTDICLTMKQVGIEVEVSHHEVATAGQGEIDMKYDSLVRCADKLMWFKHIVKNVSHKNGKTATFMPKPMFGDNGNGMHCHQSLWSDGKPLFAGDGYAGMSDMALFYIGGILKHARSLAALTNPTTNSYKRLVPGYEAPVNLAYSSRNRSAAIRISTYSASPKSRRIEVRFPDPTGNPYITFSAMMMAGLDGIQNKIDPGDPLDKDIYSLSPEELKDVPHMPASLEESLDALERDHQYLLKGDVFTKDVVSMWLEYKRENDLKLSRLHPTPIEYTLYYDI
- a CDS encoding P-II family nitrogen regulator; translation: MKKVEAIIKPFKLDEVKDALSEVGIQGMTVTEVKGFGRTGGKKEVYRGSAYVVDFVPKVKLEIVVPEAMVKEVIDAIEKSAKTGRIGDGKIFVTPIDEAVRIRTGERGEEAI